The DNA sequence TGTTTTAGCTTTTAAGTTACTACATCAGAAAAAAACAATAATTAATAGTTTTTATCGATATATTTCAGACGCTTCTCAAAATCCTCACGGGCTTTTTCTGAGGGGTAATCACATTCATATTTGTTGTGAAAAAAAAGCGTTAAATGACATTGCACATCGGACAAAAACACCGTGTACCCATCAAAATCAGATGCCGCTTTGATGCCTTCGAGTTGATGACCGTCTTCGGTTTCCTTACCGTGCTCACGGACTTTTTCAAAAACCCGCAATAACATGTGTAAATCCAAATCGTTTTTCATATCCATCCTCTGCATGAAAGTAAAAAGTTACTTATGGGTGCTCTGATTGGAGTAAACCACTCCAACACAATAATAAATTCAATATAGACCAATACGTTACAAACCTAAATATGGGTTTGTTTTGAATAAAATTAGAGCGTTTAATCTAAAAAATCGATTTAGCTATTAATTTTGCATTTTCAAAAACGATAATCTGTACCAAAATGTTAACGGTATAGATATTTTTTCTATTAAAAATGTAATAAATAAGTAATTATTTCTTAACGAAAATAAAGTACAGTACGCTTGCCCTTAATAACAAAAAATAAAGCGAGCATATTATGAAAATTACATTAAGTATTTTCATTTTATTCATTTCCTTTGTTACTACAGCATCATCTACTCATTGCAGCCAATTTGGTTGTCCCTCTGGTGCTCCCTCTAGTAACGATGTTATTGAGCGTCCCATCTACAAATTGAGCAGTAATCGCTCGACCAAACTTGCAGATTGGGCAGCTTACCAAGTCACACCAATGACAATTGACGGTCCAAGTCGCTCGCGCACATGGAAAGCGGACCCGAATATTTTAAGCCGTTACACGCTTGAACCTTCAGACTACACGGATGCACACGCAGTAATTGGTACCGATAGAGGTCACCAAGTGCCGTTAGCCAGCTTTAGTAATACTGATTACTGGCGCGACACCAATTATCTGTCAAACATCACTCCACAGTCCTCAGATCTTAACCAAGGTCCTTGGGTACGACTTGAAACCGCAGTTCGCAATTTTGTTCGAACTGGTCAATCGGTTTATGTCGTCACTGGTCCTTTGTATGAGTTTTTTTGGGCTTCTCTACCAAAAGCAAACGAAAAACACACCGTTCCATCTGGCTATTTTAAAGTCGTGGCAACGGTCAGTAGTTCGGGCTGGGTAGAGGCTTCGGCGTTTATCATGTCGCAAAACAGTGCCCGCAGCACTTATTACTGCAGCACTGAAGTCACGATAGATGAGGTGGAGCAAAGAACCGGTCTTAATATTCTTCCCTCGTTACCTTCTTATAAAGCGACGGCAGTGGAAGCAAATATTGGCGGACTTTCGAGAGAGCTAGGTTGTTAATTAAAACAATCTAGCTTTTTTTTTACCTGAAGAAACTGAGTCAGTCCCAACACTAAAACTACAAGGGACGGCTCTCAAATAAAAAGATAATAAATATGTCTTATTTAAATAAAAAGAACGCGTTGGCTGTTATTGCAGCTGCGTCATTCATGGTCTCAAACGTTGCAAATGCAGAAGCCCCTGCCGGTTATTACAACTCGGTAGACACCACTAACGCAACAACTCTTAAAGCAACCCTACACGCGATCATCGACGATCATCAGCGTTTCCCTTATACATCTAGTTCGACTGATACTTGGGATATTTTGGAAGCAGCTGATCAAGATCCTGACAATCCTAATAACGTCATCGATATTTATCGCAATGCGAGCTACCCAAAAGCGGGCGGTGGTAACACCAATTACAACCGTGAACACAGCTGGCCAAAATCATATGGCTTCCCTAGTGACGGAAGCTCTAACTATGCTTATACCGATGCGCACCACTTGTTTATCGCGGATAGCAGCTACAACTCAAGCCGCAGTAACAAGCCTTATGCTAACTGCACCACAGGTTGTACTGAAAAAGTAACACTAGCCAATAATGGTCGCGGTGGTTCGTCAGCCGAATCAAACTGGACTGAAGGTTCGTTTGCTTCTGGTTCATGGCAAACTTGGAATGGTCGTAAAGGTGATGTCGCACGTGCATTGATGTACATGGCAGTTCGCTATGAAGGCGGAACTCATGGTGTGACAGGTGTGTCTGAACCTGACCTTATCCTTACTGACGATCGTGTTTTGATTGAACAATCAAACCAAGGTGTCAACATTGACGTTGCTTACATGGGCTTAAAGTCAGTGTTACTTCAATGGCACAAAGACGATCCGGTTGATGCCTTTGAAATGCGTCACAACGATGTCGTTTTCAGCCACCAAGGTAACCGTAACCCATTTGTTGATCACCCTGAATATGTAAGCTGTGTATTTGAATCACAGTGTTCTGGTTTAGGTGGCGGTACAGGTGGTGACACGACGGCACCTTCAACGCCTTCAGGCTTAACAGCCATGGGCGGCAACGGTACTATTAACCTGACTTGGAATACCAATAGCGAATCAGACTTAGCGGGCTACAATGTATACCGCAGTGATACCGCAAACGGCACTTACATTAAAGTGAACAATGGTTTGGTTAACACCTCTATGTTTGATGACAGCAACCTATCTGCAGCAACGACTTATTTCTACAAAGTAAGCGCGGTTGATACTAGTGGTAATGAGTCAGCTCAAACAAGCTCTGTGTTTGCTACAACAGACGAAGGTTCTACACCAGCAGCTGGTCTAGCTTGGATCAATGAATTTCACTACGACAATGCGAGTACTGACGTAAATGAGTTCGTTGAGATCGCAGGTACTGAAGGGACTGATCTTACAGGCTGGCAGGTAATTGCATACAACGGCAGCAATGGTGAATCTTATAAAACGGTTACATTAAGCGGTACGTTAACGAATCAGAGCAATGGCTTTGGTTTTTATAATGTGAGCTTTTCTGCAATGCAAAACGGCGGCCCTGACGGGTTAGCATTAGTGAATGCAGCAGGTGAAGTCGTTCAGTTTATCAGCTACGAAGGCACTATGACGGCAACTAATGGTCCTGCTGCAGGTCAAACTTCAACGGACGTAGGCGTTGCTGAAACAACTTCTACTCCTGTGGGTTATTCACTTCAGCTAACTGGCACAGGCAGTCAATACAGCGATTTCGTGTGGACAGGTCCTCAGACTGACTCTCCAGGTTTGGCGAACTCTGGCCAAAGCTTTATTGGTGCTGCGCCTGTGAATCAAGCGCCTGTTGCAAGCTTCACATCTAACTGTACAAACCTGACGTGTAACTTCAACGCTAATGCTAGCTCAGATTCAGACGGTTCTATCGTTGCATTTGACTGGTCATTTGGTGATGCCAAAACATCAACTGGCCCAGCCGTAACCAACAACTATGCTACTGCAGGTGATTACACTGTCACATTAACTGTTACCGATAACCAAGGTGCAACGGATGTTGTATCACAAACAGTAACAGTTACGGCTCCAGTTGTTGTTCCGTGGATCAATGAATTCCACTACGACAACAGTGGCAGTGACCGCAACGAGTTTGTTGAGATCGCTGGAACGGCAGGTACTGACTTGTCTGGTTGGAAAGTTGAGGCTGTAAATGGCAGCAACGGCCAAGTTTATATGACGATCAACCTATCTGGTAGCATCGACAATGAACAAAGTGGTTATGGTGCAGTTGGCTTTACAGCGACTGGATTACAAAACGGACCAGATGGTTTGGTTTTGGTTAATAACCTAGGTGAAGTGGTTCAGTTTATTAGTTACGAGGGAACTATAACTGCTAACAGTGGTGCTGCAGCTGGTATGTCTTCGACAAATATCGACGTGAACGAGACTTCTTCTACAAACAGAAATCACTCGTTACAGCTAAAAGGTACTGGTCGATTGGCAGATGACTTTAACTGGTCATCACCTGGCTCAGCAAGCCGTGGTTCGTTGAACTCAGGTCAATCAATTAACTAATCCTAGCCAGTTAATGTAATCGGGCATTTATCTCATAGGGCTTTTTGCCCTGCAGTTAAATGCAGATATTTAAATTTTATTAAGGGCCGGGTTAGAACATCCTTGTGACTAACCCAACTAAGCCCGTTGCTCAGCGCAACGGGCTTTTTTATTACTTTATTTATCAATTGTTTTATCGCACTCTAGGCTTAAGCTATTTGAATTATTGGAGCCTAAGAATGAACAAACAGGCCGTATTTGCGTTATCAATATTGTTATTAAGCCCAACACTTTGGGCGGACACGGGCAGTAAACTGTTAGCTACAGGTGGTATTACTAGTTTTGAGGGCAGTGCTGGAGGTGGGATCACTCCTTGGGCATTAATAGCCGGTTATGCAAGCCAAGAAGAAGTTAATGCAACCGCTAATGTCCAGCGATTAGATGTAGGTGAATATCAACTTTCTACCTATGGTGCTGCGGTAGGAGCCTATGACCGCTTTGAATTTTCTCTTCAAAAGCAGTCTTTGGATGTTTCTTCTGGTGTTGTTACCAATGTTTTTAACGCCGTTACCGGCGGCCCCACTCCAGCGCTCATTGCGCCTAGCACCAAAATTGAACAAACCATTATAGGGGCAAAATACAAGTTGTTTGGCGATGCGATTTACGATGCCAACCCATTTTTGCCACAAGTTTCTGTTGGCATTCAATACAAAACCAACAACAGCTTTGACAATTCACTCGCACTTTATAACGGTGCAATCCCTGCACCTAATACTGGCGTGCCTATGTTATTGGGGGCTAAAGAAGGCTCTGGCACTGACGTTTACGTATCAGCCACTAAAGTCTGGTTGGGATTAGCAAATGGTAAAAACGTGTTATTAAACGCGACCGCTCGATATTCAAAAGCCAATACATTTGGTCTTCTGGGGTTTGGCTCAGCGACTGATGATAGCTACGAACTAGAGTGGGCGGCAAGTTTGGCTATGTTCACAGGTACTAACACCATAGTTGGTATGGAAGTCAGACAACAGGCCGACCGTTTAGGTGGATTAGCAAGTACTGATACAGTGACTGACTTTTTTATCACTTACCTACCATCTAAAGAATGGTCCATCACTGCAGCGTATGTTGATTTGGGCAATCTACCCTTTCAACCAGACACTAGCGGCTTATATTTGAGTATCACGGCGAATTTATAATGAAATATCTCACACTCTTATTAATCGGAATCACATTGAGTGCTTGTACAAGCACTGCACAATTGCCAGCAAATAATAATTTATATGAAGAAATTGGCGGCCAACAAACGCTGTCAAAAGTCTTCGGGCTGGCGTTGACGCGAATATATAACGACCCTATTATCGGCCATCATTTTACGGGTGTGCCAAAGTCCCATTTGCGTAAACACTTGACTGCACAAACGTGTGAGTTGATTGGTGGCCCATGTGTTTATCAAGGAAAAGACATGGTTGATGTCCATACCGACCACAATATTACTGATAAAGAGTTTTTTATCTTAGTGGAATACGTCCAAGGCGCGATGCGTGACATTGGCCTAACGGTAGAACAAGAAAACCAAATTTTACAAAAACTGGCCCCTTTAAAAGGCCAAATTGTCTATCGATAGACAAGAGTGACGTATAGGGCGTGATGTTTCTAAAAAGAGGCGCTCACGCCATTTATCTTTCATTAAGTACGATAGACCGTCTTGATTAAGTGGAAGCCGAATTTCGTTTTTACTGGCCCGTGGACTTCGTACAAGTCCTTTTTGAATACCACATCATCAAAGGCTTTGACCATATCTCCTTGTTGAAACTCACCTAAGTCACCGCCTTTTTTACGGCTTGGACATGTCGAGTGTTGTTTGGCGAGTTGCTGAAAATTACCACCTTTTTTCAGTTTTTCCTTAATCTTTAACGCCTCTTTTTCTGTCTTTACAAGTATGTGGTAGGCCGACGCTCTCTTTTTAGGCATAAGTCGTATCTCTCAATGAATATCTATTGAGTGATTATAAAACGATGGGGTGAAATGCCCAACACTCTCTTTGACTATTCTAATTTCATCTTGCAAAATTACCGATTATAGGTCATTTTAAGTTTCGGTATCGGGAAATACCTGACGGAAAAAGTTCGTTAATCACGCTACTCTGTTTCTAGTTAATAATTTAATGAGGTACAACATTGACTACAGTTTACGTCACAGCTGACTGGACGTTTACGCCTGCGACATTGACGTTGAGGTATGTTAGTAGTGAAGAAGAAATCGTGTTAGATCCAAAAACCGCAAGGTTATTGGGTTATCTTTTGCGTTGCTATCCGCAGGTCTGTACCCGAGAAGATATTTATCAAGAGTTATACGGAATAGAGAACGCCCGTGCTGATGGTACGATCACAGCCTATGTGTCTAAACTTCGCAAGCTACTCGAAACGAACGTTGATGCCAAAGGGAAATACATAAAAACCATTCCCAAAACAGGTTATCAATTTGTCGCACCTCATAAAATTGACACTACCTTTTTATCAAAAGAATATCCCCATGAGCCTGATAAGCAGTCTGCAAACAATCAAAAGCTATCAGAGGCAAGTCCTTTAGCACTCAGGTATGACGAACAGGGTGATGGCCCCATTGGCCAGCTCAACCACTTACCGTTTGGCAAAAGTGCTGTTTATCTTGTTGTTACCCTCTTACTCTTGCTGTTTATTGTTGTTCAACTTGTCTACAGTTCGAACAACTCCCAAGAACATGGTAATACTACTCATATCAGTCACGAGCTAAGCAACAATGATTGGCGATTGATTCACGCTGAGAGTGGCATCAATCACTCAGTAGCGATTTCAGATGATAGTTTGTTTTTGGCTTACGTCAGTGCTCAACAAAATATAAATCGCCTATTTGTAAAAAGTGTATTGGCTGAGCAGCTCAATATCGTTTTTGAGTCTGCGTTAGAAAAGATTTATTCGCCTGCTTTTTCACCTAACGGCCAGCGCATTGCATTTGTCACAACCGGAGACAAATCATGTCGCCTCAACGTCATCGAACTAACTCTTAAAAGTCAATTAATACCAGGTAGTCACCAAGTCTTGGAAAACTGTGATCTTCAGCAGAAAAAAACGCCTGTTTCATTTTTAGATGACGATAACTTATTGTTCATCGCTAAGTCAGACAAATTTGAGTATGGCGCGTTGTCCATGCTCAATATTTCAACGGGTGAAATTAGGGAGATGGAGTCGCTTGTAACGTCTACAGCTAAGGCAGATAAATTTGCGGTGGATTACAACTTTGCGGTACATCGCCCAAACCAACAAGTTGCACTACTCAAACGCCTCAAAAATGGTTCGAGCGGCTTGTACTTAATACAACTCGACGAAAAGGAAATACATCACATCGTCACTATAGACGATTCGTTGACGGCCCTTGAGTGGCTCAACACCGAAAAACTAATTGTGATGAAACAAGGTCAACTACAACTCATCGACCTCGATAAAAAAGACATTCGTCCAGTTACCTTTGCGCAAGTGAAAGAGGTCTTAAAGCAAAGCAACTCTTAAGGGTTATTTCGTTGCTAACACAGCCCTATAATCAAGCTTCGATTTCTGACAGTAATTGTTCGCACCACGATGCGATACGCTCGTCGGTTTTTTCATATTGAGATTCGTCATCTAAAGCCAATCCAACAAAGTGGCTTTTATCTTCAGTTAGCGCTTTAGACCCTTCAAACTCATAATCCTCAGTGTTTGGCCAATAGCCTATCGGCTCAGCGCCCTGAGCAACCACTAAATCATGAAGCATGCCCACTGCGTCCTGAAACCACTCTGTATAACCAACTTGATCGCCTAAACCAAAAATACTCACCGTTTTTCCAGTTAAGTCGAGCGCTTCAACATCAGACCAATGACTTTCCCAATCTTCTTGTAATTCACCAAAGTCCCAGGTTGAAATACCTAATATCAACCAGTCAAAATTTAGCATCTCTACCAATGGTGTGTCTTTTATATTAAACATTTCGACGACAGGAGCATCAAACAGAGTATTGAGCTGCGTTTGAATTTTTTCGGCAGCCATTTCGGTATAACAAGTCGTCGAGCCATAAAACAAACCGATTTTCATTAATACTCCTATTCGGTAAAGTAAACACTAATTACAAGATGAGAATGCGGCGAGAGTTTATCAAACTTTTACTGACCAACTAAAGGTTCTTTCATCGCTCACTCTATTAACTTACGAATCGCGCGGCCAAAAGGAGTTATTTTTGAACGCACTCGACGCTGATAACAAGTCAATTATGACTATGTTCATAGACCATCTTTGGCTAGAAAAGGGTCTATCGGACAACACCTTAAGTGCTTACAAAAACGATTTGAGTAATTTTGCTGGTTTTCTATCGACGTTGAATACCAATATGCGCGAATGTACTGAATTGGATATTGAGGCATATTTGGCTTTTAGGGGGGAACAAGGGTTAAAGACTCGCAGTACCGCAAGGTGCTTAAGTGCAATTAAACGCTTTTATAAATACCTACTAGCCAACAAAATACGTACTGATAACCCGACGGCTCTGATCAAAGGCCCTAAATTAGCGCCACCCATTCCCAAATCTTTGTCAGAACAAGACATAGATAACTTATTGTCAGTCCAAAACTTAGACGACAGCTTGGAGTATCGAGACAGAGCCATGCTCGAGTTATTGTACGCAACCGGGTTACGCGTCACTGAGCTAGTTGGGTTAACAATGAGCGACATCAGTCTTCAACAAAACGTGGTGAGGGTAACAGGTAAAGGTGGAAAAGAACGTTTGGTTCCGATGGGAGAAGTCGCATCAGAATGGTTAGCTGACTACATAAAGTTGCATAGACCTGCTTTGTTAAAAGCACAATCTGATGTGTTATTTCCGTCTAAGCGCGGTACTCAAATGACCCGTCAAACGTTTTGGCATAGGATCAAATACTATGCGACGCTTGCAGGTATTCAATGCCACTTATCACCTCATACATTACGCCATGCGTTTGCAACTCATCTGTTAAATCACGGCGCCGATCTTAGGGTTGTTCAGATGTTATTAGGGCACAGCGATTTGTCGACTACACAAATATATACTCATGTCGCCAAAGAGCGCCTTAAAAGCGTGCATGCAGAACATCATCCAAGGGGTTAACCAGGTTATCTTTGGGTCACCTGTACTATTAACAGCATTAAGTTTTACGCTTAGAAACAAATTTTATAAATAAATTCACACAATCAAGAAACTTTCTTTGTTAGACTCCGGTCAATATCCGAAGTTAGGAAAACAGGAATCTCTATGAAAATTTTAAATATGACAGCCATAATTGCCATCGTGGCGCTATTTAGTGCAAGTAATCCGGCGGTTAGCGCCGACAAAACAGATAAACAAGCACAAGACGCTGTGATCAAAAGCAAACTTCTTAAAATTGGTCTTACGGTTAATGAAGTCCAAGACTCACCGATTCCAGGTCTAAAACAAGTTCTGACTTCTCGTGGCGTATTTTACACGTCAGTTGACGGTCAATACTTTATGGCTGGCCGTTTGTTTGACGTTGAAAACGGTATGCAAAACCTGACAGACCTTGCCTTGTCAGACCTTCGTTTAGAAGGCGTTGAAAAATATAAAGACTCAATGATTGTGTTCCCAGCTAAAGAGCAAAAACACGTTATTACCGTTTTCACAGACACAACGTGTACTTATTGTAAAAAGATGCATGCACAAATGGATGAGTACAACGACTTAGGTATTACAGTGCAATATTTGGCGTTCCCACGTGGCGGCATGGCCTCACAAGGCGCTAATCAAATCCAAGCAGTTTGGTGTTCTGCAGATCAGCAAAAAGCAATGACAGAAGCAAAAGCGGGCCAATATATTGATGCCCCTAACTGCAACACTAAAGTCGCCGAGCATTATAACTTTGGTATCAGTGCTGGTGTCACTGGCACCCCTGCGATCATTCTAGAAGATGGTCAGTTCATTGGTGGTTACAAGCCACCTTCGGCTCTATTACAAGACTTACAACGCGTTCAATAACCACTTTTAGCTTCGCAGTAGGTACTAATAGAATATGTCGTTAAATATTCAACGCCGTGTCACTTCTGACACGGCTTTTTCTTCAGAGCTTCACCCAGTTATCGCCAAAATATACTCAGGTCGTGGTATTACAAACCCAAGCGAAATTAAGCGCAAAGCGGGTGAGCTGTTACCCGTCAGTACCTTAAAAGGTATAGATGATGCCGTTCCTTTGCTCCATGAAGCACTGCTGCAGCAACAGCACATCACCATAGTCGGTGACTTTGACGCCGACGGAGCCACCAGCACGGCGCTCATGATGTTGGGGTTGCGAAAACTGGGCTTTACTCGAGTCAGTTATAAAGTACCTAACCGCTTTGACTATGGATATGGCTTAAGCCCAGAACTGGCTAACGATCTGATCAAAACCGATACCGATTTAATCATCACAGTCGACAATGGCATCTCCTGTATCGCAGGTATCGACATTGTAAAGTCGGCAGGCATAAAGGTTATTGTTACTGATCACCATTTAGCGGGTCACATCTTGCCTAACGCTGATGCGATCATTAACCCAAATCAACCTGGGTGTGAGTTTGCC is a window from the Psychrosphaera ytuae genome containing:
- a CDS encoding DUF3081 family protein; amino-acid sequence: MKNDLDLHMLLRVFEKVREHGKETEDGHQLEGIKAASDFDGYTVFLSDVQCHLTLFFHNKYECDYPSEKAREDFEKRLKYIDKNY
- a CDS encoding DNA/RNA non-specific endonuclease, whose protein sequence is MKITLSIFILFISFVTTASSTHCSQFGCPSGAPSSNDVIERPIYKLSSNRSTKLADWAAYQVTPMTIDGPSRSRTWKADPNILSRYTLEPSDYTDAHAVIGTDRGHQVPLASFSNTDYWRDTNYLSNITPQSSDLNQGPWVRLETAVRNFVRTGQSVYVVTGPLYEFFWASLPKANEKHTVPSGYFKVVATVSSSGWVEASAFIMSQNSARSTYYCSTEVTIDEVEQRTGLNILPSLPSYKATAVEANIGGLSRELGC
- a CDS encoding endonuclease, whose translation is MSYLNKKNALAVIAAASFMVSNVANAEAPAGYYNSVDTTNATTLKATLHAIIDDHQRFPYTSSSTDTWDILEAADQDPDNPNNVIDIYRNASYPKAGGGNTNYNREHSWPKSYGFPSDGSSNYAYTDAHHLFIADSSYNSSRSNKPYANCTTGCTEKVTLANNGRGGSSAESNWTEGSFASGSWQTWNGRKGDVARALMYMAVRYEGGTHGVTGVSEPDLILTDDRVLIEQSNQGVNIDVAYMGLKSVLLQWHKDDPVDAFEMRHNDVVFSHQGNRNPFVDHPEYVSCVFESQCSGLGGGTGGDTTAPSTPSGLTAMGGNGTINLTWNTNSESDLAGYNVYRSDTANGTYIKVNNGLVNTSMFDDSNLSAATTYFYKVSAVDTSGNESAQTSSVFATTDEGSTPAAGLAWINEFHYDNASTDVNEFVEIAGTEGTDLTGWQVIAYNGSNGESYKTVTLSGTLTNQSNGFGFYNVSFSAMQNGGPDGLALVNAAGEVVQFISYEGTMTATNGPAAGQTSTDVGVAETTSTPVGYSLQLTGTGSQYSDFVWTGPQTDSPGLANSGQSFIGAAPVNQAPVASFTSNCTNLTCNFNANASSDSDGSIVAFDWSFGDAKTSTGPAVTNNYATAGDYTVTLTVTDNQGATDVVSQTVTVTAPVVVPWINEFHYDNSGSDRNEFVEIAGTAGTDLSGWKVEAVNGSNGQVYMTINLSGSIDNEQSGYGAVGFTATGLQNGPDGLVLVNNLGEVVQFISYEGTITANSGAAAGMSSTNIDVNETSSTNRNHSLQLKGTGRLADDFNWSSPGSASRGSLNSGQSIN
- a CDS encoding DUF3034 family protein, giving the protein MNKQAVFALSILLLSPTLWADTGSKLLATGGITSFEGSAGGGITPWALIAGYASQEEVNATANVQRLDVGEYQLSTYGAAVGAYDRFEFSLQKQSLDVSSGVVTNVFNAVTGGPTPALIAPSTKIEQTIIGAKYKLFGDAIYDANPFLPQVSVGIQYKTNNSFDNSLALYNGAIPAPNTGVPMLLGAKEGSGTDVYVSATKVWLGLANGKNVLLNATARYSKANTFGLLGFGSATDDSYELEWAASLAMFTGTNTIVGMEVRQQADRLGGLASTDTVTDFFITYLPSKEWSITAAYVDLGNLPFQPDTSGLYLSITANL
- a CDS encoding group I truncated hemoglobin; the encoded protein is MKYLTLLLIGITLSACTSTAQLPANNNLYEEIGGQQTLSKVFGLALTRIYNDPIIGHHFTGVPKSHLRKHLTAQTCELIGGPCVYQGKDMVDVHTDHNITDKEFFILVEYVQGAMRDIGLTVEQENQILQKLAPLKGQIVYR
- a CDS encoding peptidylprolyl isomerase, with product MPKKRASAYHILVKTEKEALKIKEKLKKGGNFQQLAKQHSTCPSRKKGGDLGEFQQGDMVKAFDDVVFKKDLYEVHGPVKTKFGFHLIKTVYRT
- a CDS encoding helix-turn-helix domain-containing protein, whose protein sequence is MTTVYVTADWTFTPATLTLRYVSSEEEIVLDPKTARLLGYLLRCYPQVCTREDIYQELYGIENARADGTITAYVSKLRKLLETNVDAKGKYIKTIPKTGYQFVAPHKIDTTFLSKEYPHEPDKQSANNQKLSEASPLALRYDEQGDGPIGQLNHLPFGKSAVYLVVTLLLLLFIVVQLVYSSNNSQEHGNTTHISHELSNNDWRLIHAESGINHSVAISDDSLFLAYVSAQQNINRLFVKSVLAEQLNIVFESALEKIYSPAFSPNGQRIAFVTTGDKSCRLNVIELTLKSQLIPGSHQVLENCDLQQKKTPVSFLDDDNLLFIAKSDKFEYGALSMLNISTGEIREMESLVTSTAKADKFAVDYNFAVHRPNQQVALLKRLKNGSSGLYLIQLDEKEIHHIVTIDDSLTALEWLNTEKLIVMKQGQLQLIDLDKKDIRPVTFAQVKEVLKQSNS
- the fldB gene encoding flavodoxin FldB, which gives rise to MKIGLFYGSTTCYTEMAAEKIQTQLNTLFDAPVVEMFNIKDTPLVEMLNFDWLILGISTWDFGELQEDWESHWSDVEALDLTGKTVSIFGLGDQVGYTEWFQDAVGMLHDLVVAQGAEPIGYWPNTEDYEFEGSKALTEDKSHFVGLALDDESQYEKTDERIASWCEQLLSEIEA
- the xerD gene encoding site-specific tyrosine recombinase XerD; translated protein: MTMFIDHLWLEKGLSDNTLSAYKNDLSNFAGFLSTLNTNMRECTELDIEAYLAFRGEQGLKTRSTARCLSAIKRFYKYLLANKIRTDNPTALIKGPKLAPPIPKSLSEQDIDNLLSVQNLDDSLEYRDRAMLELLYATGLRVTELVGLTMSDISLQQNVVRVTGKGGKERLVPMGEVASEWLADYIKLHRPALLKAQSDVLFPSKRGTQMTRQTFWHRIKYYATLAGIQCHLSPHTLRHAFATHLLNHGADLRVVQMLLGHSDLSTTQIYTHVAKERLKSVHAEHHPRG
- the dsbC gene encoding bifunctional protein-disulfide isomerase/oxidoreductase DsbC; the encoded protein is MKILNMTAIIAIVALFSASNPAVSADKTDKQAQDAVIKSKLLKIGLTVNEVQDSPIPGLKQVLTSRGVFYTSVDGQYFMAGRLFDVENGMQNLTDLALSDLRLEGVEKYKDSMIVFPAKEQKHVITVFTDTTCTYCKKMHAQMDEYNDLGITVQYLAFPRGGMASQGANQIQAVWCSADQQKAMTEAKAGQYIDAPNCNTKVAEHYNFGISAGVTGTPAIILEDGQFIGGYKPPSALLQDLQRVQ